A window from Cerasicoccus sp. TK19100 encodes these proteins:
- a CDS encoding sensor histidine kinase, producing MPFSKDTVACYSLMHLYQLEVLFISSIEINTPLAMLNELFSTDGFPERWECGVWSEAHGWVHILSDIAIWAAYMAIPFVLFYTIKKRPETPNKTLVYLFIAFIMLCGLTHLLEALIFWWPAYRFLGLMKLVTAVVSVATVIMLVRAVPSVIKYPTKIAFEEEIERRADSERKLAESEDLFRTAMRYAPIGKALVSLEGKFMLVNKKLCELLGYSEEELLRQDFQHLTHPEDLDADLDCLKRTLAGEINGYSMEKRYIRKDGKIVHSMLNVVLIRHDGEPQHFVSQILDISTRKRLMQRQEKLISELAQRNRDMQQIVYVASHDLRSPLVNIIGFSTELNASASELQKKLLKSDCLDEQARAILETDMPEMLQFINTNALRMDMLLKGLLRYSRLGRYTFTIQQIDMDQLLGELLQGVSFQLNEVGAKVEVGLLPNCYGDKVLVGQLFTNLIDNAIKYRSSERTLVLKIKASTEGDYVRYTVSDNGQGIDPKYQERIFEVFHRLNPSEVDGDGLGLSLCSLIARRLEGDISIDSKFGVGSNFHVKLPRDQSIITERADAISNASTDHSLYSFK from the coding sequence TTGCCGTTTTCCAAGGACACGGTGGCTTGCTATTCGCTGATGCATCTGTATCAATTAGAGGTATTGTTTATTTCCTCGATTGAGATTAATACCCCATTAGCTATGTTAAATGAGCTTTTTAGCACGGATGGTTTTCCGGAGCGTTGGGAATGTGGTGTCTGGAGCGAAGCTCATGGGTGGGTGCATATCTTGTCGGATATCGCGATCTGGGCGGCCTACATGGCGATACCGTTCGTTTTGTTTTACACGATCAAAAAGCGGCCGGAGACGCCGAACAAGACCCTCGTCTATCTGTTCATTGCTTTTATCATGCTTTGCGGGCTCACGCATTTGCTGGAGGCATTGATTTTCTGGTGGCCGGCTTATCGCTTTCTCGGGCTGATGAAGCTTGTGACTGCAGTGGTGTCTGTGGCGACGGTTATCATGCTCGTGCGGGCAGTGCCTAGTGTGATTAAATATCCCACGAAAATAGCATTTGAGGAGGAGATTGAGCGCCGCGCTGACTCTGAACGCAAATTGGCTGAAAGTGAAGACCTGTTCCGCACCGCGATGCGTTATGCGCCGATTGGCAAGGCTCTGGTATCGCTGGAAGGCAAGTTTATGCTGGTCAATAAAAAGCTTTGTGAGCTTCTGGGCTACTCCGAGGAAGAACTACTGAGGCAGGACTTCCAGCACTTAACCCATCCAGAGGATTTGGATGCGGACCTGGATTGCCTCAAGCGAACCCTGGCCGGAGAAATCAACGGGTATTCGATGGAAAAACGTTACATCCGCAAGGATGGGAAAATCGTGCATTCCATGCTCAACGTCGTTTTAATCCGACATGATGGTGAGCCTCAGCACTTTGTTTCGCAAATACTCGATATCAGCACCCGCAAGCGGCTCATGCAGCGTCAGGAAAAGCTGATCAGCGAGCTTGCCCAGCGAAATCGCGACATGCAGCAGATTGTTTACGTGGCGTCCCACGATTTGCGTTCGCCTTTGGTAAACATTATTGGCTTCAGCACAGAGCTGAATGCTTCCGCCAGCGAATTGCAGAAAAAATTGCTGAAATCTGACTGCCTGGACGAGCAAGCCCGCGCCATTCTGGAGACCGATATGCCGGAGATGTTGCAGTTCATCAATACCAACGCGCTGCGCATGGATATGCTGCTCAAAGGGCTATTACGGTATTCGCGGCTGGGTCGCTACACCTTCACGATACAGCAAATCGATATGGACCAACTGCTTGGCGAGCTGTTGCAGGGCGTATCCTTCCAGCTCAATGAAGTCGGTGCCAAGGTGGAGGTCGGGTTGCTGCCCAACTGCTATGGTGATAAGGTTTTGGTCGGTCAGCTGTTCACCAATCTTATCGATAACGCGATAAAATACCGTTCGTCAGAGCGTACGCTTGTGTTGAAAATCAAGGCCTCTACCGAGGGCGACTACGTCCGCTACACGGTTTCGGACAATGGCCAAGGCATCGATCCGAAGTATCAAGAGCGCATATTTGAGGTATTTCACCGACTTAACCCGAGCGAGGTTGATGGCGATGGATTAGGTCTGAGCTTATGCAGTCTAATTGCTCGACGCCTTGAAGGGGACATCAGTATCGACTCCAAATTTGGGGTTGGGTCAAATTTTCATGTTAAGCTTCCGCGAGATCAATCGATAATAACAGAACGCGCTGATGCCATTTCCAACGCAAGCACCGATCACAGCTTGTATTCTTTTAAATAA
- the hemL gene encoding glutamate-1-semialdehyde 2,1-aminomutase, with amino-acid sequence MAFPTSPASSADLFERARQLIPGGVNSPVRAFRSVGGAPFFTKSAQGSRLTTADGQELIDYVCTWGPAIHGHNRAEIRDAIAEALANGTSFGTPNPYEVAMAERVVDLVPSVEKVRMVNSGTEATMSAIRLARGFTGRHKVIKFAGCYHGHVDALLVAAGSGALTLGTPDSAGVPPAFASETIVLPYNDRAALEAAFATHGPQIAAVIVEPYPANCGLILPLPGYLEHMRNLCTKHGPVLIFDEVMTGFRVALGGVQEREGITPDLTAMGKIIGGGLPVGAFGGKAEIMDMLAPEGPVYQAGTLSGNPLAMAAGIAALDLLKAENPYPRLAAQGERIASELEATAREKGVDLQIPHVGSMFALFFTPEPVSHFERALSSNKEAFNQVFHTALGNGVYLPPSAYETCFISAAHSDADIDRTIEVLSNAIRKL; translated from the coding sequence ATGGCTTTTCCCACATCCCCGGCATCCTCGGCAGATCTGTTTGAACGCGCCCGCCAACTTATCCCTGGTGGCGTAAATTCGCCGGTGCGGGCGTTTCGTTCAGTGGGCGGCGCGCCGTTCTTTACCAAGTCCGCGCAAGGCAGCCGGTTGACCACTGCCGATGGGCAGGAGCTGATCGACTACGTCTGCACCTGGGGGCCGGCGATCCATGGCCACAACCGTGCGGAGATCCGCGACGCGATCGCCGAGGCACTGGCCAATGGAACCAGCTTTGGCACGCCGAACCCCTATGAGGTCGCCATGGCCGAGCGCGTGGTGGACCTCGTGCCATCAGTGGAAAAGGTACGCATGGTCAACAGCGGCACTGAGGCAACCATGTCAGCCATTCGTCTGGCGCGTGGCTTCACTGGCCGGCACAAGGTGATTAAGTTCGCGGGTTGCTACCATGGTCATGTCGACGCCCTGTTGGTCGCCGCGGGCTCCGGTGCCTTGACGCTCGGTACGCCGGACAGCGCCGGGGTGCCGCCAGCCTTCGCCTCGGAGACGATTGTTCTGCCCTACAATGACCGCGCGGCGCTGGAGGCCGCGTTCGCCACGCACGGGCCGCAGATTGCCGCCGTAATCGTGGAGCCGTATCCAGCCAACTGCGGCCTCATCCTGCCCTTGCCGGGCTATCTGGAGCACATGCGCAACTTGTGCACCAAACACGGCCCCGTGCTGATTTTTGACGAAGTGATGACCGGCTTCCGCGTCGCCTTGGGCGGGGTGCAGGAGCGCGAAGGCATCACGCCGGACCTGACCGCGATGGGCAAGATCATTGGCGGTGGTTTGCCGGTGGGTGCCTTTGGCGGCAAGGCCGAGATCATGGATATGCTGGCACCCGAGGGGCCCGTCTATCAGGCCGGGACGCTGAGTGGAAATCCGCTGGCCATGGCGGCCGGTATTGCGGCGCTGGATTTGCTGAAGGCCGAGAACCCGTATCCCCGCCTGGCCGCGCAGGGGGAACGCATCGCCAGCGAGTTGGAGGCGACTGCCCGGGAGAAGGGCGTTGATCTACAAATCCCACATGTGGGTTCGATGTTTGCCCTGTTTTTCACACCCGAGCCGGTGTCGCATTTCGAGCGCGCGCTTTCCAGCAATAAGGAAGCGTTCAACCAAGTATTCCATACGGCATTGGGTAATGGTGTTTACCTGCCACCGTCGGCCTACGAGACGTGTTTCATCAGCGCGGCTCACAGTGACGCTGATATTGATCGCACTATTGAAGTACTGAGTAATGCCATTCGCAAGCTGTAG
- the rpmF gene encoding 50S ribosomal protein L32 codes for MAQPKRKQSKQRSRLRRGANRFKAPLLAKDSNDGTVFRPHHVNPNNGMYRGRQVVEVEL; via the coding sequence ATGGCACAACCAAAACGCAAGCAATCCAAACAGCGCAGCCGACTCCGCCGCGGCGCGAATCGTTTCAAGGCGCCTTTGCTCGCCAAGGACAGCAACGACGGCACCGTATTCCGCCCGCACCACGTCAACCCGAATAACGGGATGTATCGCGGTCGCCAGGTCGTGGAAGTGGAGCTGTAA
- the plsX gene encoding phosphate acyltransferase PlsX → MSSPSASDYPIAVDAMGGDLGPAEVVAATKLALDEVKDLQQVILVGPEDKLQSLLNEAGLGNDARVRIHHAPTVISMEDKPKDSYKKKDSSMISALKLVADGEAGAAVSCGNTGCLMFAATLMLRKLPGIERPALATIIPSRNHHFLLIDAGAQPETSSKQLAHNAILGSAYYEAAIGKKNPRVGLMTIGTEEGKGTKRIMEAHDYMKGIGDAGIMNYIGPVEGFDTFKNVVDVVVCDGFTGNILLKTLESCYGTLKETLKDELMATPVRKLGAVLSQGAFKSMKKTFSPDNYSGAPLLGLNHLVLKTHGSSDRFFIRSAIRIALETLRHDMEEQVQKDVEKGNGIMKAPEMAATAADQS, encoded by the coding sequence ATGAGCAGCCCTTCCGCCAGCGATTACCCAATCGCAGTTGACGCTATGGGCGGGGACCTGGGCCCCGCCGAAGTTGTCGCCGCCACCAAGCTGGCACTCGACGAAGTTAAGGATCTCCAGCAGGTCATCCTCGTCGGTCCGGAGGACAAACTTCAGAGCCTCCTGAACGAGGCCGGCCTCGGCAATGACGCCCGTGTGCGCATCCACCACGCGCCGACCGTCATCAGCATGGAGGACAAGCCCAAGGACAGCTACAAGAAGAAGGACTCGTCCATGATCTCCGCGCTCAAGCTCGTGGCCGATGGCGAGGCCGGCGCAGCCGTCAGCTGCGGTAACACGGGCTGCCTGATGTTTGCCGCCACCCTGATGCTGCGCAAACTGCCCGGCATCGAGCGCCCCGCGCTGGCGACCATTATTCCGAGCCGCAACCACCACTTTCTGCTGATCGATGCCGGTGCCCAGCCGGAAACCTCCTCCAAACAGCTCGCTCACAATGCCATTCTCGGCTCGGCTTATTATGAGGCTGCCATTGGCAAGAAGAACCCCCGCGTCGGCCTGATGACCATCGGCACCGAAGAGGGCAAGGGCACCAAGCGCATCATGGAGGCGCACGACTACATGAAGGGCATTGGCGACGCCGGCATCATGAATTACATTGGGCCAGTCGAAGGCTTTGACACCTTTAAGAACGTCGTCGATGTCGTTGTCTGCGATGGCTTTACGGGCAATATCCTGCTCAAGACGCTGGAGTCCTGCTATGGCACACTCAAGGAAACGCTCAAGGACGAGCTGATGGCCACACCGGTGCGCAAGCTCGGCGCGGTGCTTTCGCAGGGTGCCTTCAAATCGATGAAAAAGACTTTTTCGCCGGATAATTACTCCGGCGCACCCCTGCTTGGGCTCAATCATCTGGTGCTGAAAACCCACGGTTCCAGCGACCGGTTTTTCATCCGCAGCGCCATCCGAATTGCCTTGGAAACGCTGCGCCACGATATGGAGGAGCAGGTGCAAAAAGACGTTGAAAAAGGTAACGGCATCATGAAAGCTCCAGAAATGGCCGCCACCGCGGCGGACCAATCATAA
- a CDS encoding DUF3047 domain-containing protein, with protein MTIIHWLPRLTAMVLGGGLFFISAQAISTQPTTLTPLFVEDFDQKDNWEPLDFPLQSHSAYDITPEGYLRASSDNSVSAIVLAKRFEPAVTPMLSWRWNVDNTFTKGNAEEKSGDDFPLRVSVCFKFDPKKVNANERRWFKMQKLVWGDYPPYRVLHYVYASRDDLPSDILPCPYSERARIIVKRSGQGDLQQWHEERVDIMEDFRKAFGEEPPKEAVISIMADSDNTNESSTAYVDWIQVSPN; from the coding sequence ATGACGATTATCCACTGGCTCCCCCGCTTGACCGCAATGGTTCTCGGGGGCGGTTTATTTTTTATTTCCGCCCAAGCAATATCCACCCAACCGACAACGCTTACCCCGCTGTTCGTTGAGGATTTCGACCAAAAGGACAATTGGGAGCCCCTCGACTTCCCACTGCAGAGCCATTCCGCCTACGACATCACCCCCGAAGGCTACCTCCGCGCTTCATCGGATAATTCGGTGTCGGCCATCGTGTTGGCCAAGCGTTTCGAGCCCGCCGTCACCCCGATGCTCAGTTGGCGCTGGAATGTCGACAACACCTTCACCAAGGGCAACGCCGAGGAGAAATCCGGCGACGACTTTCCCCTGCGCGTGAGCGTCTGTTTCAAATTCGACCCGAAAAAAGTCAACGCCAACGAACGCCGTTGGTTTAAGATGCAAAAGCTCGTCTGGGGCGATTACCCCCCCTACCGCGTGCTGCACTACGTTTATGCCAGCCGAGACGACTTGCCCAGCGACATCCTGCCCTGCCCTTACTCCGAGCGTGCCCGAATCATCGTCAAGCGCTCAGGCCAGGGCGACCTGCAACAATGGCACGAAGAGCGGGTCGACATCATGGAAGATTTTCGCAAAGCCTTCGGCGAAGAGCCCCCCAAGGAAGCCGTGATCAGCATCATGGCAGATAGTGATAACACTAACGAGTCCTCCACTGCCTACGTGGATTGGATCCAAGTTTCGCCCAATTAG